From Calditrichota bacterium, one genomic window encodes:
- the trpE gene encoding anthranilate synthase component I: protein MLNSTTLENFKSHVSSNPDKTGKTGTLVPVIEEHLADMDTPVSVFSAISENKSFKNPFIFESAEGETQNGRYSFIGFNPFLLFKINGNQFEIIIKDAQFSWIKSKVKSKHPLEALNELLSAVSIIQPDNAPRLISGAVGYLGYDSIRLVENVPFDVQKDQDIPTGVLGFYNNLIIFDNVRKTLMYVYAPFISKTDSVESVFKKAKNKLNKITEISFHKSSDTFTPQKTPVNWESNLDKKTFEKNVEAAKELIRAGDIFQVVLSQRFETKFNDSPFDLYRVLRIINPSPYLYYIDFDDLKIIGSSPELLVRIDEDQVYTRPIAGTRPRGKTSDEDDAFEKELLQDKKELSEHLMLVDLGRNDLGKVCTFGSVHVLRMMKVERYSHVMHIVSDVCGILDKKNNAIEALYAAFPAGTLSGAPKIRAMEIIDELEPTERAVYGGAVGYFDFGGNMDWCIAIRTIVLNKNRLTIQAGAGIVADSIPEKEYEETMNKSQALKTAVEWSTKKNK, encoded by the coding sequence ATGCTTAACTCAACAACCCTCGAAAATTTTAAAAGTCATGTAAGCTCAAACCCTGATAAAACAGGTAAAACGGGTACGCTGGTTCCTGTTATCGAAGAACACCTTGCCGACATGGATACGCCGGTTTCAGTTTTTTCAGCTATTAGTGAAAACAAATCTTTTAAAAATCCTTTCATTTTTGAAAGCGCAGAAGGCGAAACCCAAAATGGCCGTTATAGTTTTATCGGGTTTAACCCGTTTCTGCTTTTTAAAATTAACGGGAATCAATTTGAAATAATTATTAAAGATGCGCAATTTTCCTGGATCAAATCTAAGGTAAAATCAAAACATCCTTTAGAAGCGCTGAATGAGCTTCTATCAGCGGTTTCAATTATCCAGCCTGATAACGCTCCAAGGCTTATTTCTGGTGCTGTTGGCTATCTGGGTTATGATTCAATTCGGTTGGTTGAGAATGTACCATTTGATGTTCAAAAAGATCAGGATATTCCCACAGGTGTTCTTGGTTTTTATAATAATTTGATCATTTTTGACAATGTGCGCAAAACATTGATGTATGTCTACGCGCCATTTATCTCAAAAACTGATTCAGTAGAATCCGTTTTTAAAAAAGCTAAAAACAAACTTAATAAAATAACCGAAATATCTTTTCATAAAAGCTCGGACACATTTACTCCTCAAAAAACTCCTGTCAACTGGGAATCAAATCTTGATAAAAAAACATTTGAAAAGAATGTTGAAGCAGCAAAGGAACTTATTAGGGCCGGAGACATTTTCCAGGTAGTTCTTTCCCAGCGGTTTGAAACAAAATTTAATGATTCACCATTTGATTTGTACCGTGTATTGCGCATAATTAATCCATCACCATATTTATACTATATAGATTTTGATGATCTTAAAATCATTGGTTCTTCACCGGAATTATTGGTTCGGATTGATGAAGATCAGGTTTATACTCGTCCCATAGCAGGAACCAGGCCACGAGGCAAAACTTCTGATGAAGATGATGCTTTTGAAAAAGAACTTTTGCAGGATAAAAAAGAATTGTCGGAGCACTTAATGCTTGTTGATCTGGGGCGTAATGATCTTGGTAAAGTGTGCACTTTTGGTTCTGTCCATGTTTTAAGGATGATGAAAGTTGAACGGTATTCGCATGTTATGCATATCGTATCTGATGTTTGTGGCATATTGGATAAAAAAAATAACGCTATTGAAGCTTTATATGCCGCTTTTCCTGCAGGTACTTTGTCCGGAGCACCAAAGATTAGAGCCATGGAAATTATTGATGAACTTGAACCAACTGAACGTGCGGTTTATGGTGGAGCTGTTGGTTACTTTGACTTTGGCGGAAATATGGATTGGTGTATTGCAATCCGGACAATTGTACTAAATAAAAACCGCTTAACCATCCAGGCTGGTGCAGGCATTGTAGCAGATTCTATTCCTGAAAAAGAATATGAAGAGACAATGAACAAATCACAAGCTTTGAAAACCGCTGTTGAGTGGAGTACTAAAAAAAATAAATAA
- a CDS encoding rhodanese-like domain-containing protein: MHLKLKEIIFILLISLASAAIFNSVSVSGVSYIYKPQIVKNNSILSLYETKNIFDANEGLFIDARPKSQYKRDHIKGAVNVPYNSSEKENLMRGIEHNQNIIVYCYSKRCNQARRLAKDLEKLGYTQVALFEDGIVEWKKAKYPVEVVEN; the protein is encoded by the coding sequence ATGCATTTAAAACTTAAAGAAATCATATTTATCTTACTGATCTCCCTTGCCAGTGCTGCAATTTTTAATTCAGTTTCCGTAAGCGGCGTAAGTTATATTTATAAACCGCAGATTGTAAAGAATAATTCGATTCTTTCCCTTTATGAAACAAAAAATATTTTTGATGCTAACGAAGGGTTGTTTATAGACGCACGTCCAAAATCTCAGTATAAAAGGGATCATATCAAAGGCGCGGTTAACGTTCCTTACAACTCCAGTGAAAAAGAAAATTTAATGCGTGGGATAGAGCACAATCAAAATATTATTGTTTATTGTTACAGCAAAAGATGCAATCAGGCACGCCGTCTCGCAAAAGATTTAGAAAAATTAGGATACACACAAGTTGCATTATTTGAAGACGGGATCGTTGAGTGGAAGAAAGCAAAATATCCAGTTGAGGTAGTTGAAAATTAG
- the mutM gene encoding DNA-formamidopyrimidine glycosylase, whose translation MPELPEVETVARELRGFVLNKQIDEIEALWGRSFQNETDVDLSGQTIKSIGRRGKYLIVNLSKTYLIIHLRMTGQVLYIDDIANADLKDYIRVVISLKDRSALLFKDVRKFGRITHVENVENKIAHVGVDALDKRVTQAYFCGLLNKSSMSIKAFLMAQKYVSGMGNIYTDEALFLSKVHPSIPANKISNKNAANLYKNMRSVLQSSIDNMGSSISDYRDPSGNEGTNQNYFFVYGRTGLPCKYCGTDIEKIKFAGRGTHYCPSCQKK comes from the coding sequence ATGCCTGAGCTCCCTGAAGTAGAAACTGTTGCGCGTGAACTCCGCGGATTTGTTCTCAATAAACAAATTGATGAGATAGAAGCTTTGTGGGGACGCTCTTTCCAGAATGAAACAGATGTAGATTTATCAGGGCAAACAATCAAATCAATTGGCAGGCGTGGAAAATATTTAATAGTAAATTTATCAAAGACTTATTTGATAATTCATTTACGGATGACAGGTCAAGTACTTTATATTGATGATATTGCCAATGCAGATTTGAAAGACTATATACGTGTTGTTATTTCCCTCAAAGACAGAAGTGCACTGCTTTTTAAGGATGTTAGAAAATTTGGACGAATAACACATGTTGAAAATGTAGAAAATAAAATAGCTCATGTTGGCGTGGATGCTTTAGATAAAAGGGTAACTCAGGCTTATTTTTGTGGATTACTTAATAAAAGCTCCATGAGTATTAAAGCCTTTTTAATGGCACAAAAATATGTATCCGGGATGGGCAATATTTATACCGACGAGGCTCTATTTTTATCAAAAGTTCATCCGTCAATTCCTGCAAATAAAATATCAAATAAAAATGCAGCGAACCTTTATAAAAATATGCGATCAGTTTTACAAAGTTCGATAGATAATATGGGTAGCTCTATTTCAGACTATCGGGATCCATCTGGAAATGAAGGGACAAATCAAAACTATTTTTTTGTTTATGGAAGAACAGGATTACCCTGCAAATATTGTGGCACAGATATTGAAAAAATTAAATTTGCCGGGCGCGGAACACACTATTGCCCGAGTTGTCAAAAAAAATAG
- a CDS encoding PIN domain-containing protein — MKSVYLIDSVILIDHLNGIKEATDWLLKNSERSVISVISRAEILAGIDQIDLKSTRLFLNTFQCYSIDEKIADKAAELRKKFRWKLPDAFQAAFAELNKISLVTRNTKDFRPEKHAFVFIPYTL, encoded by the coding sequence TTGAAATCTGTTTATTTAATTGATTCTGTTATATTAATCGACCATTTAAATGGAATTAAAGAAGCGACTGATTGGTTGTTAAAAAATTCAGAACGGTCTGTTATTTCTGTGATTTCTCGAGCAGAGATATTAGCCGGAATTGATCAAATAGATTTAAAATCAACTCGTTTATTTTTAAACACTTTTCAATGTTATTCCATCGATGAAAAGATTGCTGACAAAGCGGCTGAATTAAGAAAAAAATTTCGATGGAAATTACCAGATGCTTTTCAGGCAGCATTTGCTGAGCTTAACAAAATAAGTTTAGTAACGAGAAATACAAAAGACTTTAGACCTGAAAAACATGCTTTTGTATTTATACCCTACACGCTCTAA
- a CDS encoding HlyC/CorC family transporter — protein sequence MDPSSLFTSFIFLFFILLSAFFLGIKTALFSLNSSTLTAFSESEKSPENQISRLMESQRRVLLTIVIGNSLSGSFALISALAITSPSYVSNGSYYFLNNILGVLIFIVFYLVVGEILSKYLASKNPKAFSKVAVYIFLLFYYLLFPFTFVLEKISNKFSSSLGMNKDKTELSEDELRYIVDVDGEGDALKKDEREMIHSIFEMSETVAREIMVPRPDMISVEDNTSITQLLKINKDKNHSRIPVYKESVDNIVGVLHIKDLLPLIKKRSYADFDIMKLINEPYFVPEQKKVNELLREFRAESIHMAIVVDEYGGTAGIVTLEDVIEEIVGEIQDEYDEEAPQLNAIDENTFLVNGSMLIDDLNEGHDFNLPEEEGIDTLAGFLLGQFGSVPKTKSKIRWENYDFIVERVYRRRIERVRIIKGSSLKKED from the coding sequence TTGGATCCGTCATCGCTTTTTACTAGTTTTATCTTTCTGTTCTTTATTTTATTATCCGCATTTTTTCTTGGTATTAAAACCGCATTGTTTTCACTGAATAGCTCTACTTTAACAGCTTTTTCAGAAAGTGAAAAATCCCCGGAAAATCAAATTTCCAGGCTTATGGAAAGCCAGCGAAGAGTTTTATTAACAATCGTTATTGGAAACAGTTTAAGCGGATCTTTTGCATTGATTTCAGCACTTGCGATAACTAGCCCGTCATATGTATCAAATGGATCATATTATTTCCTTAACAATATCTTGGGTGTTCTTATTTTTATCGTTTTTTATTTGGTTGTTGGTGAAATCTTATCGAAATATTTAGCAAGCAAAAACCCAAAAGCCTTTTCGAAAGTTGCAGTTTACATTTTTTTACTTTTTTATTACCTACTATTTCCGTTTACGTTTGTTCTGGAAAAAATTTCCAACAAATTTTCTTCATCACTTGGCATGAACAAAGACAAAACAGAGCTATCTGAAGATGAGCTGCGTTATATTGTTGATGTAGATGGAGAAGGCGATGCGTTGAAAAAAGACGAACGCGAAATGATTCATAGCATTTTTGAGATGAGTGAAACTGTCGCCCGTGAAATTATGGTACCTCGCCCGGATATGATTAGCGTTGAAGATAATACTTCAATAACTCAGCTTTTAAAAATTAATAAAGATAAAAACCATAGCCGAATTCCGGTTTATAAAGAATCCGTTGATAACATTGTTGGCGTTTTACACATCAAAGATTTGTTGCCATTAATAAAGAAACGCAGTTATGCAGATTTTGATATAATGAAATTAATAAACGAGCCCTATTTTGTCCCGGAACAGAAAAAGGTAAATGAGCTGTTACGCGAGTTCCGGGCAGAAAGTATCCATATGGCCATAGTTGTGGATGAATACGGCGGTACTGCCGGTATTGTAACCCTGGAAGATGTTATAGAAGAAATTGTTGGTGAAATCCAGGATGAGTATGATGAAGAAGCACCGCAGTTAAATGCAATTGATGAAAACACCTTTCTTGTAAACGGCAGTATGTTGATAGATGACCTCAATGAGGGCCATGATTTTAATCTCCCGGAAGAAGAGGGCATAGACACGCTGGCTGGATTTTTATTGGGACAATTTGGTTCTGTTCCTAAAACGAAAAGCAAAATCCGCTGGGAGAATTATGATTTTATTGTTGAACGGGTTTACCGCAGGCGAATTGAGCGGGTTCGCATAATTAAAGGTTCATCGCTGAAAAAGGAAGATTAG
- the tsaD gene encoding tRNA (adenosine(37)-N6)-threonylcarbamoyltransferase complex transferase subunit TsaD — translation MKILAVETSCDETSAAVIEENNVLSNIISSQIVHSQFGGVVPELASRAHLQLVVPVIKQALSSAATNLDDIDGLAVTKGPGLVGALLVGLNFVKGLALSLNKPFIGINHMEGHIYGNLLTQENIKFPILFLIVSGGHTMLVLMKDHLKYEILGTTRDDAVGEAFDKTAKILGLGYPGGPIIDSLAEKGDQEFVRFPKAFYKEDHFDFSFSGLKTAVLTYKNKNSESFVKENMASICAAFRFAAIDVLVAKAIRAAKKYNAKSIGVAGGVAANLLLRRMLGEEAGKAGLIYYQPKFEYCTDNAAMIGRTALEYLKKNKQSDQGLNAYPSLKLTSIE, via the coding sequence TTGAAAATTTTAGCAGTTGAAACCTCATGTGATGAAACATCTGCAGCGGTTATTGAAGAAAATAATGTGCTATCCAATATCATTTCCTCGCAAATAGTTCATTCTCAGTTTGGCGGTGTTGTCCCGGAATTGGCATCACGCGCGCATTTGCAATTGGTTGTACCGGTCATAAAACAGGCCTTAAGCAGCGCGGCCACCAATTTGGATGATATAGACGGATTGGCTGTTACTAAAGGTCCCGGTTTGGTTGGAGCTTTACTTGTAGGATTGAATTTTGTTAAAGGACTGGCTCTTTCTTTAAATAAACCTTTTATTGGCATAAACCATATGGAAGGTCACATTTATGGAAATTTACTTACACAGGAAAATATTAAATTTCCGATCCTTTTTTTAATAGTTTCTGGTGGACATACTATGCTGGTTCTGATGAAGGACCACTTAAAATATGAAATTTTGGGAACAACACGCGACGATGCCGTGGGCGAAGCATTTGACAAAACTGCAAAAATTCTGGGTCTTGGATATCCGGGTGGTCCAATAATTGACTCACTTGCAGAAAAAGGCGATCAGGAGTTTGTTCGTTTTCCAAAGGCGTTTTATAAAGAAGATCATTTTGATTTCAGTTTCAGTGGTTTAAAGACAGCAGTTTTAACATATAAAAATAAAAACTCAGAATCTTTTGTAAAAGAAAACATGGCGTCTATTTGTGCGGCTTTTCGTTTTGCGGCGATTGATGTTTTGGTAGCAAAAGCAATTCGTGCTGCAAAGAAATATAATGCAAAATCCATTGGTGTAGCAGGCGGTGTAGCGGCAAACTTGCTCTTACGCAGAATGCTTGGTGAGGAAGCTGGAAAAGCAGGATTAATTTATTATCAGCCTAAATTTGAATATTGTACCGATAACGCCGCAATGATAGGCAGAACAGCACTTGAATACTTAAAAAAGAACAAACAATCAGACCAGGGATTAAATGCCTATCCATCCTTAAAATTGACATCGATTGAATAA
- a CDS encoding SAM-dependent chlorinase/fluorinase, which produces MNNKIVTLLTDFGTHDGYIGSLKGVIKSYYPAADIIDISHDIDPFDVRGAAFTLHTYYSYFPKDTIHFVVIDPGVGSVRRPLLLRTAQHYFVGPDNGVFQFIFSREAYTAYELDVKKISSGTPSATFHARDIFAPATGKLLQGNPCEKLGKRLDERTEVPRVFYSKEENGVLKLEAVNIDRFGNIVTGFSRRDMERMNKYAIDQVKVKDFSTNTLNSFYAEKSDGELMVLWNSMDFLEIAAVNANAAKILNFDKTKDSVQIKIR; this is translated from the coding sequence ATGAATAACAAAATAGTTACTTTACTAACTGATTTTGGAACACATGATGGCTATATTGGCAGCTTGAAAGGTGTTATTAAAAGTTACTATCCAGCAGCGGATATAATTGACATCAGTCATGATATTGATCCTTTTGATGTACGTGGAGCTGCTTTTACACTGCATACATATTATTCATATTTCCCAAAAGACACTATTCATTTTGTGGTGATTGATCCTGGTGTTGGAAGTGTGCGCAGGCCTTTGCTGTTGCGAACAGCGCAACATTATTTTGTGGGACCTGATAATGGTGTTTTTCAGTTCATTTTTAGTAGAGAGGCTTACACAGCCTATGAACTGGATGTGAAAAAAATTAGTTCCGGCACACCGAGTGCTACATTCCATGCACGGGACATTTTTGCGCCGGCCACGGGAAAACTCTTGCAAGGTAATCCATGCGAAAAACTTGGAAAGCGTCTTGATGAGCGGACAGAAGTGCCGCGCGTTTTTTATTCAAAAGAGGAGAACGGAGTTTTAAAACTTGAGGCTGTTAATATTGATCGTTTTGGAAATATTGTCACCGGGTTTTCCCGCAGAGATATGGAACGAATGAATAAATATGCCATAGATCAAGTTAAAGTAAAGGATTTTTCAACCAATACTTTAAATTCATTCTATGCCGAAAAAAGTGATGGCGAATTAATGGTGCTATGGAACAGTATGGATTTTCTGGAAATTGCCGCTGTAAATGCCAATGCTGCAAAAATTTTAAATTTTGATAAAACCAAAGATTCCGTTCAAATAAAAATCAGATAA
- a CDS encoding DNA-3-methyladenine glycosylase I, producing the protein MKRCDWVPENDELYCEYHDKEWGVPVHDDQLLFEFLILETFQAGLSWKTVLYKRDNFRKAFLNFDVKKVAAFTEKDEARLLQDAGIIRNKLKIKAAISNAQAFLKVAEEFGSFDKYIWGFVNHKPLVNSFKTLSDIPAKTELSDKLSADLKKRGFKFVGSTVVYAHMQATGMVNDHTTDCFRYKEV; encoded by the coding sequence ATGAAACGCTGCGATTGGGTTCCTGAGAATGATGAGCTTTATTGCGAATATCACGACAAGGAGTGGGGTGTTCCGGTTCATGATGACCAGCTTCTGTTTGAGTTTCTTATTTTAGAAACTTTCCAGGCCGGCCTTAGCTGGAAAACTGTTTTATATAAACGTGATAATTTCAGAAAAGCCTTTTTAAATTTCGATGTAAAAAAAGTCGCCGCCTTCACTGAAAAAGATGAAGCACGGTTATTACAGGATGCAGGCATTATTCGCAACAAGCTAAAAATTAAAGCTGCTATTTCCAATGCACAGGCCTTTTTAAAAGTAGCGGAAGAGTTTGGCAGTTTTGATAAATACATCTGGGGATTTGTAAATCATAAACCGCTTGTGAATTCATTTAAAACACTAAGCGATATTCCGGCAAAGACCGAACTTTCTGATAAGCTAAGTGCAGATTTGAAAAAGCGAGGTTTTAAGTTTGTTGGCTCCACAGTCGTTTATGCGCACATGCAGGCCACTGGAATGGTTAATGACCATACCACAGATTGTTTTAGATATAAAGAAGTTTGA
- a CDS encoding pyridoxal phosphate-dependent aminotransferase encodes MLSERMTRVTESATMKIAAETIRLKSEGIDIINLGVGEPDFNTPEFVKDAAKQAIDDNKTHYTLTRGIKILRESISKRLKKDFDVEFSADEIIVTNGAKQAIFNIILAMINHDDEVIVPTPCWPTYMELIHIAGGVPVKLKTDVSMDFKITPEQLKKAITPKTKAILFSNPSNPTGMVYSKSELEKLVQTLRESGIFVFSDEIYGKLVFDNFDFVSLATYREYLNNKLVLFQGASKAYAMTGWRLGFAAGPKEVINACNTIQGHSTSNVATISQHAALAAFDGDQDIVDRMRDAFEERRNFVTDYLKTIKGLSFTKPEGAFYVFPEIKSFYGIAPDGSEIRNSTDLTMYLLQNAHVAVVPGLGFEAEDYIRISYAASMEQLEQGLSQIKDALEKIRTN; translated from the coding sequence ATGTTATCTGAAAGAATGACAAGAGTTACAGAATCTGCCACAATGAAAATTGCAGCGGAAACTATTCGCCTGAAATCCGAAGGAATTGATATAATTAATCTTGGAGTGGGCGAGCCGGATTTTAACACACCTGAGTTTGTAAAAGATGCTGCAAAACAAGCTATTGATGATAACAAAACTCATTATACACTTACTCGCGGCATAAAAATTCTCCGGGAATCCATTTCAAAACGTTTGAAAAAAGATTTCGATGTTGAATTTTCTGCAGATGAAATAATTGTAACGAACGGAGCTAAACAGGCAATTTTTAACATTATCCTGGCCATGATAAATCATGATGATGAGGTAATTGTTCCTACGCCATGCTGGCCAACTTATATGGAACTTATCCATATTGCCGGTGGTGTTCCTGTAAAATTGAAAACAGATGTGTCAATGGATTTTAAGATTACACCCGAACAATTGAAAAAGGCAATCACACCAAAAACAAAAGCTATACTTTTTAGTAATCCGAGTAATCCAACCGGTATGGTTTACAGTAAAAGTGAATTAGAAAAACTTGTCCAAACTTTACGTGAAAGTGGGATTTTTGTATTTAGTGATGAAATTTATGGCAAGTTGGTTTTTGATAATTTTGATTTTGTCAGCCTTGCTACTTACAGGGAATATTTGAATAATAAGCTGGTTTTATTTCAAGGGGCTTCCAAAGCATACGCAATGACAGGCTGGCGCCTGGGATTTGCAGCCGGGCCAAAAGAAGTGATTAATGCCTGCAATACAATCCAGGGACACAGCACTTCTAACGTGGCTACTATTTCGCAACACGCTGCTTTGGCTGCATTTGATGGTGATCAGGATATTGTTGACAGGATGCGCGACGCTTTTGAAGAACGCAGAAATTTTGTTACGGATTATTTAAAGACTATTAAAGGTCTTTCATTTACAAAACCTGAGGGTGCCTTTTATGTATTCCCGGAAATTAAATCATTTTATGGCATCGCCCCGGATGGAAGTGAAATTAGGAACTCCACAGATTTAACAATGTATTTATTGCAAAATGCCCATGTAGCTGTTGTGCCGGGCCTAGGTTTTGAAGCCGAAGATTACATAAGAATTTCTTATGCTGCCAGCATGGAGCAACTGGAGCAGGGCTTAAGCCAAATTAAAGATGCATTGGAAAAAATCAGGACAAATTAA
- a CDS encoding aminodeoxychorismate/anthranilate synthase component II, translating to MILLLDNYDSFTYNIAQILGQLNREFEVIRNDKISVKEIEKGKYKSLIISPGPGIPKNAGITMQAINEFKGKLPIFGVCLGHQAIGDVFGANVIRAPQLMHGKTSDIFHDNNTIFNGLINPFTATRYHSLIVQRNSIPESLEISAETKDGIVMALRHKEYPIEGVQFHPESILTEAGKQLFENFFSFYSL from the coding sequence ATGATCTTACTTTTAGACAACTACGATTCTTTCACTTACAATATTGCTCAAATACTCGGCCAGCTCAATCGTGAGTTTGAGGTCATACGCAATGATAAAATTTCTGTAAAGGAAATTGAAAAAGGAAAATATAAAAGTTTGATCATATCACCTGGGCCGGGAATTCCTAAAAATGCAGGAATTACAATGCAGGCTATAAATGAGTTTAAAGGAAAACTTCCTATTTTTGGTGTTTGTTTGGGGCATCAGGCTATAGGTGATGTTTTTGGAGCAAACGTTATTAGAGCCCCGCAGCTAATGCACGGCAAAACCTCTGACATTTTTCATGATAATAATACAATTTTCAATGGACTTATAAATCCGTTTACGGCCACACGTTATCATTCGCTTATTGTTCAAAGAAATTCTATTCCAGAGTCGCTTGAAATTTCTGCTGAAACCAAAGATGGGATTGTAATGGCTCTTCGCCACAAAGAGTATCCCATTGAAGGAGTTCAGTTTCATCCGGAATCGATACTTACAGAAGCCGGGAAACAACTCTTTGAAAATTTCTTCTCTTTTTACTCTTTATAG
- a CDS encoding tetratricopeptide repeat protein translates to MFSRAVEQYHAVNYEDALDYINQAIKANGRIAGYYELKGDIQTKQGKLKAAIVDYDKAKSLRSFYPEVFLKSAKNYFRLQEYDHAIRNYKKAFVQEPQQISILLNLAECNLQLTELNLAMNILKEYIMHCEKQSKLAERFYYVLFAKIKFEQELFEDVISSMVLARQNGPLNRNEGLFYVRALIQENELENAYRLATIDLKNELKAAEIHFIRGLYYYHLNNFKDAKNQLELSIANNTIVFEAYETLSNIYKQENDFDRAQEVLKQGEKYRSFRFINYGLSYK, encoded by the coding sequence ATGTTCTCGCGAGCTGTTGAGCAATATCATGCTGTTAACTATGAAGATGCACTGGATTATATAAATCAGGCTATTAAAGCAAATGGCAGAATCGCTGGATATTATGAGTTGAAAGGTGATATACAAACCAAACAGGGAAAGCTTAAAGCAGCTATAGTAGATTATGACAAAGCAAAATCATTGCGCTCATTTTATCCAGAAGTATTTTTAAAAAGTGCAAAAAACTATTTTCGATTACAGGAATATGATCACGCCATTCGTAACTACAAAAAAGCTTTTGTTCAAGAGCCACAGCAAATATCAATTTTGCTAAATCTGGCTGAATGCAACCTCCAGTTAACCGAATTAAATTTAGCAATGAATATTCTAAAAGAATATATCATGCACTGTGAAAAACAATCTAAGCTTGCGGAACGGTTTTATTATGTTTTGTTTGCAAAAATAAAATTTGAGCAAGAGTTGTTTGAGGATGTTATATCTTCTATGGTTCTTGCCAGGCAGAATGGCCCTTTAAACCGCAATGAAGGATTGTTTTATGTGAGGGCACTTATACAGGAAAATGAACTTGAAAATGCATACAGGCTGGCTACAATTGATTTGAAGAATGAACTTAAGGCAGCAGAAATACACTTTATTCGTGGATTGTATTATTACCATTTAAATAATTTCAAAGATGCCAAAAATCAGCTTGAACTTAGTATTGCAAACAACACAATTGTTTTTGAAGCCTACGAAACACTCTCAAATATTTATAAACAGGAAAACGATTTTGACAGGGCGCAAGAGGTGCTAAAGCAAGGTGAAAAGTACAGAAGTTTCCGGTTTATTAATTATGGATTAAGTTATAAATAA
- a CDS encoding DoxX family membrane protein has product MKEFVKSKYVNLFLRLFLGAFLIYAAQEKIMHVADFAQAIRAYDIIPAGLSTLPAIFLPWIELFCGVLIIAGFYTRSSALIASSLLALFSLNVLIALFRGLDIDCGCGASIAGIDKVSWGKILENTLLIVLLLKLNFTERQFLAVDNIHLKP; this is encoded by the coding sequence ATGAAAGAATTCGTAAAAAGCAAATATGTAAATCTATTTTTAAGATTGTTTTTAGGCGCATTTTTAATATATGCTGCCCAGGAAAAAATAATGCATGTGGCTGATTTTGCACAGGCAATTCGGGCTTATGATATAATCCCTGCCGGGTTAAGTACACTGCCGGCAATATTTTTACCGTGGATTGAATTATTTTGTGGTGTGTTGATAATTGCGGGATTTTATACTCGAAGCAGTGCATTAATCGCATCGTCTTTGCTGGCTTTATTCTCTCTAAATGTTTTAATAGCCTTGTTTAGAGGCCTTGATATAGATTGTGGATGTGGCGCATCCATAGCCGGTATCGATAAGGTTAGTTGGGGGAAAATTCTGGAAAATACACTCTTAATTGTACTTTTATTGAAATTAAATTTCACTGAACGGCAATTTCTTGCTGTAGATAACATTCATTTAAAACCATAA